CGAACGAATTGTCACCCATCAGGGGCTGCTCTCGTCCAAAGACGTGGAGTTGGCCATCAAGACCATGCTTGAACAAATGTCGCAGTGCCTGGCGACCGGCGATCGCATAGAGATCCGCGGTTTTGGCAGTTTTTCATTGCACTATCGTGCGCCGCGGGTGGGGCGAAACCCCAAGACTGGGCAGTCTGTCAGCCTTGAGGGTAAGTATGTGCCTCACTTCAAGCCCGGCAAGGAGTTGCGTGATCGGGTTAATGAGGAAGAAGATGCGCCTACCTGAACGAAAGAAGGTCCATCCTGATGCGTAACCTCAAGCGCGCCCTGGTGGCGTTGTTCGTGCTGTTGTTGGCGATGTTGGTGTTGTTCTTCGTGTTGGAGAACCAGCAGTCTGTTTCGCTGATGATCTTTGGTTGGGCTACACCGGCGCTGCCGATTGCGGTGCTGATCCTGGCGGCATTGGTTGTCGGGCTGGTAGTAGGCCCGTTGCTGGGTGTTTATGGGGTGATGCGTGGCAAGCGCAAGCTCCGTGCGCCCGCCAGTTGAAGAGAGTTCCTGCGCGGTGCCCTTTTCCACTGTTTCAATGGAAGGGGTGAGGTCGAGGGTCGGTTTGCGCTCGGGCGACCGGCGTGAGGGTGCGGTTTCGATGTTGATGTTGCTCGGCTTCCTTTTTCCTTCGATCGGTTCGCTCGTCCCTCTTTGTTATGCGGTGCAGTGTTCACTATCCCGTTTTTATTGCTCGGCTCCCTTGCAGGCATTTTTTTGGTGTGTGGGGTGATAGAGATTGGCGGCGTATCCTCATGGTGCGCCCTTTGGCGTTTCTTGAAGTCCATATTTCCTCCATTACCGTTGGGCTGTTGATGTGCAAGTGGTGAGTGTGCAGGCCTATGAGGGTGGTGCGCTCTTGTGGTTGTGGTGCTTCTTGCGAGGATCAGGGGTGATTCTGATGGAGGGCGGGCGTCTAAGTTCCCTTTGGTGGCTCTGATAGCGAAAGCGTGGTGCGCAGGAGGGGCAGTGAGCAGCGGATTGTTTTGGGTCAGGGATTGACGCAATTGCGCAATAATATCTGGTGGGATTTGTACCACTGGTCGATGTAGGGGAACCAATACAGTTGCGTGCTTTCTACACGCTCCTGGTATTTATTGAGTGCTGCCTTTGTCCGGGGCTGGAAATGCTGGCTGCTCTTCAGATTGAGCGAGGAGAGGTTGAGTGTTGTTGGGCTCTCGGGGGCTAGGTTAAAAATCAGACCCAAGGAAAAATAGAATAAATGCGCAGTGAACGTGAGCGCCTGAGTGCTGGTGATGAGATTGATCTGTTTGAACTAGTGGAAGGGTTGTGGAAGCAGAGGCTGTTGATTGTCGTAGTGATGATTGTGGTCATCGGCCTAGCGCTGGTCTACGCGCTGCGTGCGACGCCTATTTACGAGGCCAGGGTGATCGTACAGCCGCCTGCGCAAAACGATATTTCTGCGCTCAACTATGGGCGAGGAGGGGATTCCGGGCTAAGTATGCTTACTGTCAAGGAGGTGTATGGCGTTTATCTGCATCACTTGCAGTCGGAGTCGTTGCGTCGCGAGTTTTTCCAGGGTGTCTATCTCCCAAGCTTGTCGGCGGGGGAGCGAAAGGGGTCGCAGGATGAGCTCTATGCCCGTTTTGAAAGCCTGCTCACGCTGGGGGGGCTCTCCAAGGATGCTTTGCCTCGATTCTTTGTGAAGGTTGACCTGCCAGATCCTCGGTTGGCGGCGGATTGGGCGGTTCGTTACATTGAGATGGCTGGGCTCCGAGGCAAGAACGAAATCACCGAGGACCTCAAGGCTGAAGCCGCGATGAAGTCCAGTAACCTCGAGCGTGAAATTGCTGCAGCGCGCGAGGGCGCGCGCAAGCAGCGCGAGGACAGGATCATTCAGTTGAATGAAGCCTTGCGAATAGCTCAATCGATCGGTTTGGAGCGGCCGCCAATCATTTCGAATACCTTGTCCGGTGAGTTGTCCGCCAATATGGAGGATTCGCTTACCTATATGCGGGGGAGCAAGGCGCTGCTCGCTGAAATCGAGAACTTGCGCGATAGGGTGAGCGATGATCCATTTGTTCCTAACCTTCGTCAACGTCAACAATCTCTGGATTTCTACCGTTCGGCCCATGCTGACATTGAGCGAGTGCGGGTGTACCGGCAGGATGGCTCAGTCGAGTCTCCGGATAGGGCTGTGAAGCCCAGAAAAGGGGCCATTGTGGCGTTTGGAGTGGTCGCTGGTTTCGCGTTGGGTGTCATGCTCGCCTTGCTACGGAATTTGCGAGGCCTTCGTCGGCGCTAGTCGGGCGGGGGGTGCTGGCGCATTGATAAGTCAGCTGTCACAATGCTGTCTTTTCAGTGTGTATCGGAGCATGGAGGTTCCACTGAGTGGGGTGGCCAGGAGATGTGGCTGCTTTTCCTGTTCCCTACCCCTCTCTCCAGCAGGCAGGTGTGCCGTGACCAGCATTGTCCCTATTTCATCCTCAGCCAATCACGATGAGGTCGACTTACTTGCGTTGCTTCAGTCGTTCTGGCGCCAGGCGATATTGATCGGAGTTGTAACAGTCTGTTGTGCGGTGATTGCCGGCATCTACTCACTCAAAATGACTCCGATGTATCAAGTCAGCACGGTTTTGCGCCCTGCCTCCTTGAGTGGCCTGGACGAGTTGAATCTGACGAAGATATACCATTTGCCACCGGGTGAGGCATTGAAGCGGCTGGCGGTGTCGCTGGAGTCTTACGATACGCGGCTGAGCTACTTTCGCTCCAATTCAGCGTTGCAGGCATCGATGATGGAGCCTGGCTGGACGGTGGAGCAGGCCTTTGAGAGGTTTAATTCCAATGCCCTTCGGCTAACGGCGCCGGTCATTAAGGATGGGGATGCTTCCAAGGCGTTTATTCGCTTGGATATGCTATATCCAGCCGGTTTGGATGGTAAATCTGTTCTCAACGGGTTGGTGCAGTATGCCATTGATCGCGAGCGGCGGCAGATTACTGAAGATTTGCAGGCTCTTGTGCAGAACCGTATGCAGGCAGTGGATGCGAAGTTGGAGAACGCGCGGGAAGCGTATTCGACTGACAAGCAGCAGCAGATCGCTGCGTTACTCGAGGCTGATGCGCTCAGCCGTGCTCAGCTCACCGATGAGTTGCGAGGCTTGCGCCTCCAGCTGAAATTACGTCGTGAGAATCGTATCGCCGAGCTCGGCGAGGCGATTTCTATTGCGCGCTCGTTGGGGCTGAAGCGACCCTCAACACCTTCTAGCCTGGAGGAAGGTAGTGTTGGCGTGGGTGGGAATGTCATTCGCACGGAAATCAATAATCAGCTCATCCCACTATATTTCATGGGTACTGACGCGCTGGAGGCGGAGCAGCGAGTGCTCAGCAAGCGCACCTCTGACGATTTCAGTGAGCCTCGTATTGCTCGGATTCGAGAAAAGCTTGCCGTCCTGGAGACCAACCGGAAGGTCCAGATTCTCAAGGGGCGTGAGAACGAAGAGCTCTTTCTCAGGGATGTCGAACAGGTGCGGGCTGAGCGGAGTAGGCTGAGCCTCATTCGCACGGATATGAGTGCCTTGCAGCTTGTCAGTGTAGATCGCCTAGCGGTAGAGCCGTTACGTCCCATCAAGCCGGACTTCAAGGTGTTCGTAATGCTGGGGGCGGTGTCGGGCTTCGTGCTGGGGCTTCTGATTGCGGCTTTGCGCTACATGTTGGTCTTGCGTCGACAGGCGGCGAGAGCAGTGTAAGAAAGTAGGCGTAGTGCGAGTCGCCAGGGGGGTAGACGCCTGGCGTGAGCGGCTGATGCGCGTTCGGGTTGGGTGGCCTCATATTGCCATCAAATGGAGTGGTTTGCATTGCCCTAGCAGAATGTAGCTACTTGAGCAGGCAGCGGGTATGATCGCAGCACTGATGCACAGGGGACGGTTCGTTCCCGTCTTGCGGATTTTCAGAGGCCTTCGAGTGTTTTGGGCGCTGGAAGTTGATGCTTATAATTGGGTCGGTTCTTAATTTTGGAGAATAAGGATGTCGCTGCAGAAGCAGGTCAGCGTAGAGAAGTTTAAAAGTAAGCAAGCGAAGCTCGGAATCGTTGGGCTCGGTTACGTTGGCTTGCCGCTGATGCTTCGTTACAATGCTATCGGCTACAATGTGCTGGGTATCGATATTGATGAAAGCAAGGTAGAGCGTCTCAATGCGGGTCAGAGTTACATTGAGCATATCGCTGCCGAGAAAGTATTGGCCGCGCGCCAGTCGGGCTTTGAGGCGACCACGGACTTCTCTCGCGCTTCTGAGTGTGATGCGTTAATTCTCTGTGTGCCGACACCGCTGAATAAATATCGCGAACCCGATATGAGTTTCGTGATCAATACCACTGATGCACTGAAGCCTTATGTCCGTCGTGGGCAGGTGGTTTCTCTGGAAAGCACTACTTATCCAGGTACCACGGAAGAAGAGTTACTTCCGCGCATTCAGGAAAGTGGGCTGGTCGTCGGTGAAGACATTTTCCTCGTCTACTCACCTGAGCGCGAAGATCCAGGCAACCCTGACTTTGAAACGAGGACTATCCCCAAGGTGATTGGTGGCCATACGCCTGCCTGCCTTGAAGTGGGTGTCGCGTTGTACGAACAGGCGATTGATCGGGTAGTTCCAGTCAGTTCCACGAAGGCAGCAGAGATGACCAAGCTGCTGGAGAATATTCACCGTGCGGTGAATATCGGCCTAGTCAACGAAATGAAGATCGTCGCAGATCGCATGGGTATCGATATCTTCGAAGTTGTCGATGCTGCGGCGACCAAGCCTTTTGGCTTCACCGCTTATTACCCAGGCCCGGGATTGGGCGGTCATTGCATTCCTATCGATCCCTTCTATTTGACCTGGAAGGCGCGTGAGTACGGTTTGCACACTCGCTTCATCGAGCTTTCCGGTGAGGTCAATCAGGCGATGCCCGAATACGTTGTCGGCAAGCTCATGGATGGCCTCAATGATCAAGGCAAGCCGCTCAAGGGAAGCAAGGTGCTAGTGCTTGGCATCGCGTACAAGAAAAACGTGGATGACATGCGAGAGTCTCCCTCCGTGGAGATCATGGAGCTGTTGGAGGCCAAAGGGTGCAATATCGCTTATAGCGATCCCCATGTTCCTGTTTTCCCGAAAATGCGGGAACATCATTTTACATTGAGCAGTGAGCCAATCACGGCGGAGAACTTGGCGCGCTTCGATGCCGTCGTGCTCGCGACGGATCATGATAAGTTTGATTACAAGCTGATCAGTGACAGCTGCAAGTTGGTCGTGGATAGCCGTGGCAAGTATCGGCAGCCGGCAGCTCATATTATTAAAGCCTGACTATGTTTCTGGGCGGTCATCCGCCCAGTTGCCAAGGATAGAATGATGAAGAAGTTTGCGTTGATTGGTGCGGCCGGTTATATCGCGCCTCGACATATGCGTGCAATCAAAGACACTGGGAATGAATTGGTTTCAGGTTATGATATCAACGATTCCGTCGGGATCATTGATAGCATCTCTCCTCAGAGTGAGTTCTTTACCGAGTTCGAACGGTTCCTCGAACATGCTTACCGGTTGCGTCGCGACCCGGCGACAGCCCTGGATTATGTCGCTGTGTGCTCGCCAAACTACCTCCATCAGTCCCACATCGCCGCTGGTTTACGCTTGGGGTGTGACGTGATATGCGAGAAACCGTTGGTGCCGAGTGCCGCGGCGCTTGATGAACTCGCTGAAGTTGAGCGGGAGACGGGCAAGCGGGTGTTTAATATTCTGCAGTTACGCCACCATCAGGCAATACTTGACCTTAAGCAGAAAGTTGCGGGACAGCAACAAGCAGATAAGCACGAAGTCGAGCTGACCTATATTACATCGCGCGGAAAGTGGTACATGGAAAGCTGGAAGGGCGATCCGCGTAAATCGTATGGCGTGGCCACCAATATTGGTGTTCACTTCTACGATATGTTGCACTTTGTATTCGGAAAGCTGGTGAGTAATGTTGTTCACTATGCAAATGACTACAAGGCAGCCGGCTACCTTGAGTATGAGAAGGCGCGGGTGAAGTGGTTCCTGTCGATCGATGCCAATGATCTTCCTGAATCGGTGAAAGGCAAGAAGCCCACCTATCGCTCGATCACCGTGGATGGGCAGGAAATCGAGTTTTCCGAAGGCTTCACTGACTTGCACACCACGAGCTATAAAGAAATTCTGGCGGGGCGGGGCTATGGGATCGAGGATGCACGGCATTGTGTTGAAACCGTGGAATATATTCGTTCTGCGCCGATTCAAGTGGCGTCTGCAGATCAGGCTCATCCAATGCTGGCCTTGCTGAAAGGCTAAGGCGAATGCTCGGCGCATTTGGTTGAAGGTCAGTAATGTTTTGTGATTGGCTGTGGGTTTGAGTGGTGAATATAAACGTGTTCAGCAATGGTCAGCTTCGGACCGCACAGCCAATCAATGCAAGCCCGTATGGCAGCTACCGCTATGACGTGCAGGGGTTGCGCGCGATCGCCGTGCTTGCGGTGATCTTGTTTCATGTTGATAAACACTGGTTGCCTGCCGGTTTCCTTGGTGTTGACATGTTTTTTGTCATCTCTGGGTTTATCATTACACCAATCATCATGCGTCATGAAGGCAAGCGTTTCTGGCTAGATTTCTATTGGGGCCGAGTCCGCCGTATCGTTCCGGCATTTCTCGCGATGGCGTTGCTGGTGGGTGTGACCGCCGCTATATTTTTTATTAACCAAGATTTCAAGGTCTTTTCGGAAAGCCTGAAATACTCACTGCTGTTTTTTTCCAATCACTATTTCTCCGAGTTCGGCAGCTATTTCGCTCCGGCGGCGCACGAACTGCCACTCCTGCATACGTGGTCACTGGCCATCGAGATGCAATTCTATCTGTTGATGCCGTGCTTGATCGTGTTCATCCCGCGCCGCTGGTGGTTGCCGGTGCTGGCCGCGATTACTTTGGCGTTTACGCTGCAGGCTGAGTATCGATTGAGTCTGCCTGATGAGCAGGCGCATGTTTATTTCTCACTGCTGTCAAGGGTTCCCGAATTCATGGTGGGGGCTTGCTTGGCCATATCCTCGCTGGGCGAGACATGGACAGCGCGGAAAGCTAACGTGATTGCAGGGCTTGCCTTGCTGTTATTGTTCTGTTGCTTCTTTTTATTGGAGGCCGGGCATTTTCCAGGAGGGCTTGCGCTGTTGCCATGCGTTGCTACCGCCATGTTGATTGCTGCCAGCAAAAGTCGCGTTTCTGCTTGGATTTCTGCGCCTCCGCTGGTCTGGTTGGGGGCCATATCGTACTCCCTGTACCTGTGGCATTGGCCGGTTCTGGCCTTCATGCGGTACTGGAGTGGCCACTACCAGTTGAGCATGCTGCAACTGCTCTTGTTTGTCGTCATGACCCTTTCGCTTGCGTGCCTGTCTTACTACTTCATTGAGGTTCCGCTGCGTAGGCCGGGAGGGGGGCGGCGTATCTGCGCTGTCGCGGTAGTCGCCCTGGTCACGATGTTCGGTTTCGCGCCGGTATTGAATAGCCAGGTCGAGAAACCATTACCTGTGGCGTTGACTCGTTACGCGTCAGCGGAGCAAATCTGCCATGGACAGATGGTCGGTCTGTGTACGCGCGGGGATCCGGCGCGAGAAGTGCGGGCATTGGTCATTGGTGATAGTCATGCGGCACAGTTGAACTACTTCTTTGATGCAGCAGGCAAGCAGCAGGGCTTTTCAGTGAAAGTTGTCAGTGCCAGCAACTGTGTGCCCATTCCGGGGTTCGATGTTGAGCGCATCCCCAGTTATTCTCGACATGACTGTGAAACTCAAATTCAGGCGGTCCTGCCACTCCTGGATCAGGTGGATACGATTTTCGTTGCGGGCATGTGGCAATGGCAGGCCCAGAGCGAGGCATTTGTAGGCGCTTTTTCCCGATTTTTGAGCGCAATGACTGCCCAGGGCAAACATGTGGTCGTGCTGGCACAGATTCCAATGTTTGAGGTCAATGTCCAGCGGATGAAGCGCTTTACGGCGTTGGGCTTGGAGTTGGCGCCTGAGCAGGAAAGAAGTTGGCGCTCTTCCAATCAGGCTATTGCGAGCGTGACGAGACGAGTCGCGGGTGCAGAGTTTCTGGACTTCTCAGATTCAGGATTTTTTAAAGATGCACCCTATGAGCACGGTGTTCTGATGTACCTGGATAATCATCACCTGAATGAGGTCGGTGCGTTTCGTTATGGAGAAATGGCCGGCCCTACCCTGGCAAAGCTGATCGGGCCTATCAAATGATGGAAAAGGTTATGTACGACAAGCATCCGAGCGCGATAATTGACCCCGGTGCGCAGATTGGTGAAGGCTCCAGGGTTTGGCACTTCGTTCATGTATGTGGCGGTGCCATTATCGGCAAGGGCGTTTCTCTCGGGCAGAACGTGTTCGTTGGAAACAAAGTGGTCATTGGCGATAACTGCAAGATACAAAACAATGTATCGGTTTATGACAATGTAACGCTTGAAGACGGTGTATTTTGTGGGCCGAGTATGGTGTTTACCAATGTCTACAATCCTCGTTCCCTGATTGAGCGAAAGAGCGAGTACCGTAATACGCTGGTCAAGCGCGGGGCAACGCTTGGCGCCAACTGTACGATCGTGTGTGGCGTGACCATTGGTGAGTTCGCCTTTGTCGGTGCGGGGGCGGTCATTAATAAGGATGTGCCAGCCTACGCGCTGATGGTAGGAGTGCCCGCTCGGCAAATTGGTTGGATGAGTGAGTACGGAGAACAATTGAACCTGCCCTTGACCGGGGAGGGGCAGGTGCAGTGTATACACTCCGGCATGCGCTATGTTCTTTCTAATGGGTCTGTAATTAAACAAGGAGAGCAGCATGATTGAGTTCATCGACCTCAAGGCTCAACAGCAGCGCTTGAAGCCTGCCCTGGACGAGGCAATCCAGCGGGTCCTTGCTCATGGGCAATATATTCTGGGGCCCGAGGTTTCCGAATTGGAATCAAAGCTGGCGCAGTATGTAGGTGCGAAGCATTGCATCACCTGTGCCAATGGTACCGACGCGCTGCAAATTGCTCAGATGGCGTTTGGTATCGGGCCAGGCGATGAAGTGATCACACCTGGTTTTACTTACATTGCAACTGCCGAGACCGTGGCGCTCCTAGGGGCAAAGCCTGTATATGTTGACGTAGACCCGAAAACCTACAACTTGGACCCTGCATTGCTGGAGGCTGCGATTACACCGCGCACCAAGGCAATCATCCCAGTCTCGTTGTATGGGCAGTGTGCAGATTTCGATTCGATTAACGCCATTGCCAAGAGGCATGGCTTGCCGGTCATTGAGGACGCCGCCCAAAGTTTTGGTGGGGTTTATAATGGTGTGCGTTCCTGTAACTTGAGTACTGTAGCCTGTACCAGTTTCTTTCCAAGTAAACCGTTGGGCTGCTATGGTGATGGCGGTGCGATATTCACCAACGATGACGACTTGGCGCTGGTGATTCGTCAAATTGCCCGGCACGGTCAGGATCGGCGATATCACCATGTCCGCGTCGGCGTGAATAGTCGCCTGGATACTCTCCAGGCTGCGATTCTGCTCGAGAAACTCTCAATTTTTGATGAAGAAATCGATCTTCGTTTGCGGGTGGCTCGCGAGTATGATCGGCGCTTTGACTCCATGGGGCTGAATACTCCTTTCGTCGATCCTCGGTGTCAGAGCGCATATGCTCAATATACACTTCGAGTTGAAAATCGTGAGGCCTTTCAGTGCAATATGAAAGCATTGGGTGTCCCAACTGTAGTGCATTATCCTATCCCTTTGAATCGCCAGCCTGCCGTCGCCGACACCAGTAAATCACTGCCCGTCGGGGATCGGATCGCAGAGCAGGTTGTAAGCTTGCCGATGCACCCTTACCTGAGTCAGGAGCAGCAGGACTTCATCGTGGAACAGGTTGGGAAAAGCCTTCAGTGATCAAGGCGCTCATTCCGAAGTCCTCGTTTGCCCGTAATGTGCTTACCTTGATGACGGGCACCACCTTCGCGCAAGCGGTGCCCGTTTTGGTTAGCCCAGTGCTGACGCGTTTGTACTCACCTCAGGAATTTGGGGTTTTTGCATTTTATCTGGCGCTCGTGTCCATCCTGGCGGTGCTCGCCACGGGGCGCTATGAGCTGGCAATCATGGTGCCCAGGCGTGACAGAAGTGGTGCTGCTATAACCCTTTTGGCGCTTGCTGTGTCACTGGCCTTTTGTGCAATCATTTTTCTGGTGGTGTTGCTGTTCGGGCGTGATATTGCAGAGCTCTGTAATATGTCTGATCACTACCAGATATTTTATTGGGTGCCTGTGAGCGTTGCGTTCATGGCCGGCTATCAAGCGCTCAATTATTGGTGTAATCGAATCGGGTACTATCGTCCGATGGCGATGGCGCGTATTTCTCAAAGTATCTCGATGTCCATTGTTCAGGTCGGTGCCGGACCTCTAGGGGGCGGAGTACTGGGTCTGTTGGGTGGAGGTGTTGTTGGGCATTTTTCTGCGTTTGTTTTTCTGCTCCTGAGGGTCAGGCGTTCAGATGGGCGCGTGTTCCGGCGCTGCCGCGCTCCTCTTTTGCGAGCGGTCGCAAGGCGCTATGTCGACTTTCCGAAATACCTCATTGTTGCCCATAGTTTGAATATGGCATCCTTCCAGGCGCCGGTTATCATCTTGGGTGCGATTTTTGCGAACAGTGTCTCTGGCTTCTTCATGTTGACACAGCGTGTTGTGGGGGCGCCCATGAGCATTGTCGCAAGTGCGATTGGCGATGTATTCAGGCAGCAGGCGGGGCGGATATATGCTGAGCGCGGGCAATGTCGGGAGGTTTACGTAGGCACATTCAAGCGTTTGTTGAGCATAGCTGTTCCCGCCTTCATTGTATTTTTCCTCGTTGCGCCAAGCTTGTTCGCCTTCGTGTTTGGCGAGCAATGGAGGGTGTCGGGGGATTATGCCAGAATTCTCACTCCCATGTTTTTCTTTCAGTTTATAACCAGTCCGTTGAGTTCAATGTATATGTTGGCTCAGCGTCAGCGCCTCGACTTGCTTTGGCAGAGTGGGCTCTTTTTGTTGACCGGGCTGTCGTTCGTCATGGCGTTTGTATTCAATAGTGTTGAGGTTGGCTTGTATTGTTATTCCGCCAGCTATAGTTTCATGTATGCCGTCAATGGCGTGTTGTCCTATCGACTGGCCAAGGGCTGGCGCTGAGATGGGGGTGGTCCATGAATGTTAGGGGCATTAAAGATCTTTGTGTTTCTTTGTTTGCCGAGCTGCGAGCTGCCGTGGCATACAGGGCGATCCCTGTGTCTGCGGAAGATTCGTATATTCTGAGGGGATTCAAGTGGCGTGATCTTCCCAGCGTGCGCCGGCTCTATCGTGACCTTAATCCAGAGGGGCGTCTGTCCTGGCTGCGCCTGGTTATCGGGCTGCTTTCATATCGCAAGTTACTTCTCGTCATCGAGAATTCTGATCGCGATATCGTGGGTATTGACCTTTTCTATTTCAATGTCCGGGACGTTTCAGAGGCAACGGTGCATGAGGGGTTTGTAGGGGTTTCCGAAGCCTACCGCGGTTTGGGGTTGGCAACCAAAATGCGTGTTGCCGCCAAGGGGCACTTTAAACGCAATGGGCTGGCCGGTATCTCGACCCGAATCGCTCAGGATAATCCCGCGTCGCTTCTGTCTGCGTTGAAGTCCGGGTTTGAAATCGTAGAAACCCATGTGTCGAATAATGTTGATAACCATTACATGGTTTGCAGTCTTGGAGACAATAAGTGACATCTTTGCGAGAGAGGTATCGTCAACTTTGTGAGGTAGAGTCCACTGTTCCTTTATTCAGTCAGTCGTGGTGGCTTGATGCTGTCGCAGGGGATGCCTGGGATGTTGTTTTTTGTGAAAAAAAAGGTGTCGTGCTGGGGAGTATGCCTTTTGTTTTAAAGAAAAAAGGCCTTTTCACCTTGTTCGCTATGCCTTCGTTAACTCAGCATCTGGGCCCTTGGGTTCGACCTATCGAAGGCAAGATGTCAAAGCGTTTGTCCTATGAAAAGGATGTCTTGACGGACTTGGTGGAAACCATTCTTTCGCGGCGCTTCGACTATTTCGACTCCAATTGGTCGTATGCCAAGACCAACTGGCTTCCCTTCTATTGGGCTGGTTTCAAGCAAACAACCCGTTACACCTATGTGCTGGAGGACCTTTCCTGTACCGATGTTTTATGGGAACAACTCCAGGAGAACGTGCGTAGGGAAGTCAGGAAAGCTGAAGGACGGTTCAATCTTCGTGTGCGAGATGATCTGGGGGTCGATGAGTTCCTAAAGCTGAACAATCTCGTGTTTCAGCGCCAAGGCATGCAACTCCCCTACACTGAGGATTTGGTCAGGCGTATTGACGCTGCATGCGCTGAACGAGGTTGCAGAACTATTCTGATTGCCGAAGATGCAGAGGGGCGACGTCATGCGGGTGTGTATGTCGTCTGGGATGAACACAGCGCCTATTACCTGATGGGTGGGGGGGACCCGGAGTTGCGCAATAGTGGCGCGACCAGTCTTTGCATGTGGGAAGCCATCAAGAGGGCCAGCGCCGTGACGAAAGCATTCGATTTTGAAGGCTCGATGATCGAGCCTGTTGAGCGTTTCTTTCGCGGTTTTGGCGCAACCCAAGTGCCTTACTTCTCTGTCACCAAGACCAACTCCTGGTTGCTGAAGGGCTATTTCTTTCTTCAAGACTTGAGGGCGCGCGCGTGATGGCCGGCCATGGTTGGCCTAATCTGGCCATCTTGCGATGGCTGGAATCACTGCTGGGTGAGCGTTTTGGCCTGGAGATAGTGTTGGCGCTGCGCGGAGACAGGCTCTGCCTCTCCCTGCCGGGGCGGCCAGGTTGCATTGACTTTGCGGTCAATGATTCGGCATTCAGTGGTCCCATAGCCAGCATTCCGGTGGCCTCCTGGCCTGCCAAGGAGGAAGGTTGGCAATCTGTCTGGCTCGATGAGTTGAAGGCGCCTGGCGTATCGTCGTTGCGTTCGCCGCTGATAGCCCGGACTCCGGAAGGATTGGACGTCGATTATGACGTATTGGGTTTCGTCTACTGGATGCTTGCACGGTGTGAGGAAGTGACGTCCGAAGAGATTGATGAGCATGGCCGATTTCCTGCTCGTGCATCTCACGCCTTTCAGCAGGGTTATCATGATCGCCCGATCGTTGATGAATGGTTGGCCGTGCTGGGGCAAATGATTTGCCGGCAATGGGGCGTGACTCTCAACCTGCGTCCATTCACCGTGTCTGTCTCACATGATGTGGACGAACCGAGTCGCTATGCTTTTCGATCCTTCAAGGGGTTGATCAGGGCCATGGGGGGGGACCTGCTGCGGCGTAAAGATCCGCTTGCAGCCCTGAGAGCGCCATTGCTGAAGATGACCAGCCGACGGCGTATCAGTACTCTGGATCCGAGCAACACCTTTGACTGGTTGATGGCCGAGTCGGAGCGGCGCGGATTGGTCAGTGCGTTCTATTTTATTTGTGGGCGAACCGACCCGGGGAAAGATGCTGACTACGAGATCGAGCATCCCGCTATACGCTCGCTGTTGCGGGATATTCATGGACGTGGGCATGAAATAGGCCTGCACCCTAGTTATGGCACGTTCCTTTCACCTGACACGCTTGAATCGGAAGCTGCTCGGCTACGGAAGGTCTGTGCCGAAGAAGGCGTCCTTCAGGCGCAATGGGGGGGGCGAATGCACTTCCTCCGCTGGCGGCATCCGATTACCTTGAATGCCTGGGAGCGAGCCGGAATGACCTACGACAGCACGTTGGGGTATGCGGAGTTGCCAGGTTTTCGCTGCGGAACATGTCACGAATATCAGGCCTTTGATCCGGTCGCCCAGCAGCCTTTGAAACTACGTATTCGTCCGCTGATCGTCATGGA
This genomic stretch from Pseudomonas entomophila harbors:
- a CDS encoding GNAT family N-acetyltransferase, which translates into the protein MTSLRERYRQLCEVESTVPLFSQSWWLDAVAGDAWDVVFCEKKGVVLGSMPFVLKKKGLFTLFAMPSLTQHLGPWVRPIEGKMSKRLSYEKDVLTDLVETILSRRFDYFDSNWSYAKTNWLPFYWAGFKQTTRYTYVLEDLSCTDVLWEQLQENVRREVRKAEGRFNLRVRDDLGVDEFLKLNNLVFQRQGMQLPYTEDLVRRIDAACAERGCRTILIAEDAEGRRHAGVYVVWDEHSAYYLMGGGDPELRNSGATSLCMWEAIKRASAVTKAFDFEGSMIEPVERFFRGFGATQVPYFSVTKTNSWLLKGYFFLQDLRARA
- a CDS encoding polysaccharide deacetylase family protein, coding for MAGHGWPNLAILRWLESLLGERFGLEIVLALRGDRLCLSLPGRPGCIDFAVNDSAFSGPIASIPVASWPAKEEGWQSVWLDELKAPGVSSLRSPLIARTPEGLDVDYDVLGFVYWMLARCEEVTSEEIDEHGRFPARASHAFQQGYHDRPIVDEWLAVLGQMICRQWGVTLNLRPFTVSVSHDVDEPSRYAFRSFKGLIRAMGGDLLRRKDPLAALRAPLLKMTSRRRISTLDPSNTFDWLMAESERRGLVSAFYFICGRTDPGKDADYEIEHPAIRSLLRDIHGRGHEIGLHPSYGTFLSPDTLESEAARLRKVCAEEGVLQAQWGGRMHFLRWRHPITLNAWERAGMTYDSTLGYAELPGFRCGTCHEYQAFDPVAQQPLKLRIRPLIVMDVTLLSSSYLGLTEEAAYQLSMGLRDACKAVGGNFTLLWHNSNLQSVEERRLYSRILG